A single Bacillus sp. HMF5848 DNA region contains:
- a CDS encoding divergent PAP2 family protein: MNKGITTALSTIALAQFLKIPIHKIQNGKWKWSLFFETGGMPSSHSAGVSSLATYVAVKRGITTIDFALSTVFGLIVMYDAQGIRRQTGEITLKVNQLDESIERLKGIDDYHVHDKQQQKLKEMLGHQPIEVLGGALLGITTGVLSALLSRSRKK; encoded by the coding sequence ATGAACAAAGGGATTACAACAGCTTTATCGACTATAGCGCTAGCTCAATTTTTAAAAATACCGATACATAAGATCCAAAATGGGAAATGGAAATGGTCACTTTTCTTTGAAACAGGAGGTATGCCTAGTTCTCATTCAGCTGGTGTGTCATCTCTTGCGACCTATGTAGCAGTAAAAAGAGGAATCACTACAATTGATTTTGCTTTATCAACAGTGTTTGGGCTTATCGTAATGTACGATGCACAAGGTATTAGAAGACAAACTGGAGAAATTACTTTAAAGGTGAATCAACTCGATGAATCTATTGAACGTTTAAAAGGAATTGATGATTACCACGTTCATGATAAGCAACAGCAAAAGTTAAAGGAAATGTTAGGTCACCAGCCAATAGAAGTCTTGGGAGGAGCTTTGTTAGGAATTACAACAGGTGTTTTGTCCGCATTGTTATCAAGAAGTAGAAAAAAATAG
- a CDS encoding small, acid-soluble spore protein L produces the protein MSKKARTRGKAAPGVNPQGYGQDKQRVDTSPKSDLEARAKFDNTKR, from the coding sequence ATGTCAAAAAAAGCTAGAACTCGTGGTAAAGCGGCTCCTGGTGTAAACCCTCAAGGTTACGGACAAGACAAACAAAGAGTTGATACGAGCCCTAAATCAGATCTAGAAGCACGAGCAAAATTTGATAACACAAAGAGATAA
- a CDS encoding DUF2533 family protein has product MAEVHRDISKHSKKQHEIVTEFAALDQERERHINVAIKQCQQGLPFSVEPINTTTEKINALARKTGIVPSRKLVTIYMVEEYVKQLNKE; this is encoded by the coding sequence GTGGCAGAGGTTCATCGTGATATTTCAAAGCATTCGAAAAAACAGCATGAAATTGTAACAGAGTTTGCAGCACTAGATCAAGAAAGAGAGAGACATATTAACGTTGCCATTAAACAATGCCAACAAGGCTTACCATTTTCCGTGGAACCTATTAATACGACAACAGAAAAAATAAATGCGCTTGCTAGAAAAACAGGGATAGTGCCATCGAGAAAGCTTGTGACTATTTATATGGTAGAGGAGTATGTAAAACAGTTAAATAAGGAGTGA
- a CDS encoding dynamin family protein: protein MQLQIEERQLVMRKLAQLNNIMHDELDVTNATKVWRLYEKLKRNEFVICFAGHFSAGKSTLINTIAEENLLPTSPIPTSANIVKIHDGPTYVRLFRKNGDVLHIDNEYDSKSVQSMCKDGANIETIELSRPLAHVPNGMTFMDTPGMDSTDNQHRLSTENALYEADAVFFVTDYNHVQSEYNFAFMKHIQAKGKPFYLIVNQIDKHDETEIPFEDFNYSLQNAIENWNLNIERTLFTTLMQVDHPYNEIKEVKNIIYSLYQSNSKNWPSISDTCEEVILDHVTFIKNKLESKYKDSLQLISDNSTTTRSMLIEQMEKWQSEINKLEDWQQSQWNDIINTTQKILDNAPIMPFDVREKAENYIQSCQDDFKVGWLATKKKKVAEKERRLTLLFNSFKEKVKTLVDWHVQHALMQWVSTLPIHDEADLKNAQTINCIWDESLLQNQIKKGATYSSQYVLTYCEDVKREITKMWREQVMAFVNAVLQKNAHHIEREYHNKTKQIKEAQELLEAYKNYDYIQKQTTDKENLLFNILYSETLEGNHSCLHGPDITYASLENINDELNVQQKNIKTINTDAVQPEKEEKKKTDADSVLVYSDNITQALKPIESMQHLKRDIEQKTSRFKNRHYSLALFGAFSAGKSSFANALLGESVLPVSPNPTTATINRIHPVSEQFKHGTVRVKRKSEEIMMGELEPVFNSLNIKVINLAQAVEIFAEKINIIAGIIEQNAVSFIKAVVEGFEAYKNMDDIIETDLSHFKQYVAHEEKACFVEWIDVYYDCEITRKGISLIDTPGADSVNARHTSVAFQYIKNADAVLFITYYNHAFTKADREFLRQLGRLKDSFEMDKMFFIINAADLAKTDHELQDVKHYIKDQLALYGITGKPRMYTVSSRQALSAKKNTAKDPYSFNDLELDLNTFITEELEHVAISSIISDYKRALSTTNHYLEAIDKDTNDKKIQQSILQNNQKKITLYMKNYNASRYGDLITQEIDELIYYVEQRVSLRFTEHFKEVFHPGALIEKGRQLQNELVSCLEELLKWVSFDLQQEVQATCLRVEAYNNRNIKKLEYSLHEKCYEIDMNVPLQTFDGFKYSTPIINDSFKNIGIQQFTFVLNTFKTPKDFFEKNEKQKMLEQLSSAFKVPMKDWLEEETNRIKSEYIMQFNNAIDKLFTDIAEEVDQYYNGLLASMQHKTNKNDLIKLNNVLHDTLSTWEETHN from the coding sequence ATGCAGTTGCAAATAGAAGAACGTCAGTTAGTTATGAGAAAACTCGCACAACTAAACAACATCATGCACGATGAATTAGATGTCACAAATGCCACGAAGGTGTGGAGATTATACGAAAAGTTGAAACGTAACGAATTTGTCATTTGCTTTGCAGGTCATTTCTCTGCCGGTAAATCTACACTTATAAATACGATAGCAGAGGAGAACTTACTACCAACAAGTCCTATTCCCACAAGTGCAAACATAGTGAAAATACATGATGGACCTACATATGTTCGGTTATTTAGAAAGAACGGAGATGTATTACATATTGATAATGAATATGATTCTAAATCTGTCCAAAGTATGTGTAAAGATGGAGCAAACATAGAAACAATTGAACTATCTCGCCCTTTGGCTCATGTTCCAAACGGCATGACATTTATGGATACTCCAGGTATGGATTCAACGGATAATCAACACAGATTATCGACAGAAAACGCTCTATATGAAGCCGATGCGGTTTTCTTTGTGACAGATTATAATCATGTTCAATCTGAGTATAACTTTGCTTTTATGAAACACATTCAAGCCAAAGGTAAACCTTTCTACTTAATAGTTAATCAAATAGATAAGCATGATGAAACAGAAATTCCTTTTGAAGATTTCAATTATAGTTTGCAAAACGCTATAGAAAATTGGAACTTAAATATTGAAAGAACTTTATTTACAACTTTAATGCAGGTAGATCATCCATATAATGAAATTAAAGAAGTAAAAAATATTATATATTCTTTGTATCAGTCAAACAGCAAAAATTGGCCTTCTATCTCTGATACATGTGAAGAAGTAATTTTAGATCATGTAACGTTCATTAAAAATAAATTAGAATCTAAATATAAAGATAGCTTACAATTAATTAGTGATAATTCCACGACAACGAGATCAATGTTAATAGAGCAGATGGAGAAATGGCAAAGTGAAATAAATAAGCTAGAAGATTGGCAACAATCACAGTGGAACGACATTATAAATACTACCCAAAAGATACTTGATAATGCCCCTATTATGCCATTCGATGTTCGTGAGAAGGCAGAAAATTATATTCAATCCTGTCAGGATGATTTTAAAGTTGGTTGGTTAGCTACAAAGAAAAAGAAAGTTGCAGAAAAGGAACGTCGCTTAACACTGTTATTTAATAGTTTTAAAGAAAAAGTAAAAACACTAGTAGATTGGCACGTTCAACATGCATTAATGCAATGGGTGTCTACTTTGCCTATACATGATGAAGCCGATTTAAAGAATGCACAGACTATTAACTGTATATGGGATGAATCGCTTTTACAAAATCAGATAAAAAAAGGAGCGACTTATTCAAGTCAATACGTGTTAACATACTGTGAAGATGTAAAGCGAGAGATTACAAAGATGTGGAGAGAGCAAGTCATGGCATTCGTAAATGCTGTACTACAAAAAAACGCTCACCATATAGAAAGGGAATACCATAATAAAACAAAACAAATAAAAGAAGCTCAAGAACTTTTAGAGGCATATAAAAATTATGATTATATTCAAAAACAAACTACAGACAAAGAAAACCTTCTATTTAACATTTTATACAGTGAAACATTAGAAGGAAACCATTCATGTCTTCATGGTCCCGATATTACTTATGCCTCGTTAGAAAATATAAATGACGAGCTCAATGTCCAGCAAAAGAATATTAAAACTATTAATACTGATGCCGTACAACCAGAAAAAGAAGAAAAGAAAAAAACCGATGCTGATTCCGTATTAGTCTATTCAGATAATATTACACAAGCATTAAAACCGATAGAAAGCATGCAGCACTTAAAGCGTGATATAGAACAAAAGACGAGTCGATTTAAAAACCGTCATTACTCTCTCGCCTTATTCGGTGCATTCAGTGCGGGTAAATCGTCTTTTGCTAATGCCTTACTAGGTGAGTCAGTTTTACCTGTATCACCGAATCCAACAACAGCTACTATAAATAGGATACATCCTGTTTCTGAACAGTTTAAACATGGTACTGTTAGAGTTAAAAGAAAAAGTGAAGAGATTATGATGGGGGAATTAGAACCTGTTTTTAACTCTCTTAATATTAAGGTGATAAATCTAGCACAAGCGGTTGAAATCTTTGCCGAAAAAATCAATATCATAGCAGGAATTATTGAACAAAATGCTGTGTCATTTATAAAGGCTGTTGTGGAGGGATTTGAGGCTTACAAGAACATGGATGATATTATTGAGACTGATTTATCACATTTTAAACAGTACGTAGCTCATGAAGAGAAGGCGTGTTTTGTTGAGTGGATTGATGTATACTATGACTGCGAAATAACTAGAAAAGGCATCTCTCTAATAGATACACCAGGTGCAGATTCTGTCAATGCTCGTCATACTAGTGTAGCTTTTCAATATATTAAAAATGCGGATGCTGTTCTATTTATAACGTATTATAATCATGCTTTCACAAAAGCAGACCGGGAATTTTTACGCCAATTAGGTCGCTTAAAGGATTCTTTTGAGATGGATAAAATGTTCTTTATCATAAATGCTGCAGATTTAGCAAAAACAGATCATGAACTTCAAGACGTTAAACATTACATTAAAGACCAGCTTGCATTGTATGGAATTACGGGTAAACCAAGGATGTATACTGTCTCGAGTAGACAGGCGTTATCTGCAAAGAAAAACACTGCAAAAGATCCATATTCTTTTAATGATCTTGAATTAGATTTAAATACTTTTATAACAGAAGAGTTAGAGCATGTGGCAATTTCTAGTATTATTAGCGACTACAAAAGAGCGCTATCCACAACGAATCATTATTTAGAAGCTATAGATAAGGATACAAATGATAAGAAAATCCAACAATCGATATTACAGAATAACCAGAAAAAGATAACGCTGTATATGAAAAATTATAATGCTTCTCGTTATGGCGACCTAATTACACAAGAAATTGATGAGCTAATATACTATGTTGAGCAAAGGGTTTCGTTACGATTTACTGAGCATTTTAAAGAAGTGTTTCATCCAGGTGCACTTATAGAAAAGGGAAGACAGCTGCAAAATGAACTGGTATCATGTTTAGAGGAACTATTGAAATGGGTCTCATTTGATTTACAACAAGAAGTCCAAGCAACATGCCTACGTGTAGAAGCGTATAATAATCGCAATATAAAAAAGCTTGAGTACTCTTTACACGAAAAGTGTTATGAAATCGATATGAATGTCCCTTTACAAACTTTTGATGGTTTTAAATATAGCACGCCAATCATTAATGACTCGTTTAAGAATATCGGCATACAACAATTCACTTTCGTACTCAATACATTTAAGACACCGAAGGATTTCTTCGAGAAAAATGAAAAACAAAAAATGCTAGAGCAACTTAGTTCTGCATTTAAAGTTCCTATGAAGGACTGGTTAGAAGAAGAAACTAATCGTATAAAGTCTGAGTATATAATGCAATTCAATAACGCCATTGATAAGTTGTTTACAGACATTGCAGAAGAAGTAGATCAGTATTACAACGGTTTATTAGCTAGCATGCAACATAAAACAAATAAAAATGATTTAATAAAACTTAACAATGTTTTACATGACACACTTTCAACTTGGGAAGAGACACATAATTAA
- a CDS encoding isoprenylcysteine carboxyl methyltransferase family protein codes for MFFNTLVSCLIIQRLGEVVVARSNEKWMRKRGAVEYGERHYPFIVLLHVLFFLALFFEVIITERQLVPLWQLVLAGFLIVQVLRIWALVSLGRFWNTKILVLPYASIQTTGPYRFMKHPNYVVVALEFILIPVLFQAYFTMVVFSLLNALLLLLVRIPTEEKALSTVTNDADVNKNTPKFYPKVIKKV; via the coding sequence ATGTTTTTTAACACACTTGTGAGTTGTTTGATCATTCAGAGACTAGGGGAAGTAGTTGTTGCTAGATCAAATGAAAAATGGATGCGTAAACGAGGGGCTGTTGAATATGGAGAACGACATTATCCCTTCATCGTCTTATTACATGTTTTATTCTTTTTAGCTTTATTCTTTGAGGTGATAATAACCGAACGTCAATTAGTTCCGCTTTGGCAGTTAGTATTGGCAGGATTTTTAATTGTGCAGGTTTTACGCATTTGGGCATTAGTGTCTTTAGGGCGTTTTTGGAATACAAAAATTCTTGTACTACCTTATGCCTCTATTCAAACAACAGGACCATACAGATTTATGAAGCACCCTAATTATGTCGTAGTTGCATTAGAGTTTATATTGATTCCTGTACTATTTCAAGCCTATTTTACAATGGTTGTATTTTCATTATTAAATGCATTGCTTCTCTTGCTGGTTCGTATACCGACTGAGGAAAAAGCGCTTTCTACTGTTACAAATGACGCTGACGTTAATAAAAATACTCCTAAATTTTACCCGAAAGTTATTAAAAAAGTGTGA
- a CDS encoding type III polyketide synthase, producing the protein MPRIVSVGHAVPKNEVNQSDALEFVKNIFADSFKNINRLLPVFNNGQIQKRYFAEKLEWFASDHSFSEKNTAYIQHATQLGCEAIEACLANATIQLKDIDAIIYISTTGLSTPSIEAKIMNKMKFSQHTKRIPIWGLGCAGGASGLARAFEYCLAYPDATVLIVAVELCSLTFQKDDTSKSNFIGTSLFADGAAAAVITGDNVISNKKNKPVISYVDSQSTLMPNSEDVMGWNVRDNGLYVVFSKDIPSIVKEWLPTTVEKLLNKHNITIDQITRFIAHPGGKKVLDAYISSLNLSENMTAKSLKILKEYGNMSSATVLFVLEEFLNNVTEDEGYSLLAALGPGFSSELILLKWGES; encoded by the coding sequence TTGCCAAGAATTGTCTCCGTTGGTCATGCAGTACCGAAAAATGAGGTAAATCAATCAGATGCATTAGAGTTTGTAAAAAACATATTTGCAGATAGTTTTAAAAACATTAATCGATTACTACCTGTTTTTAATAATGGTCAAATTCAAAAACGATATTTTGCAGAAAAACTGGAGTGGTTCGCCAGTGATCATTCATTCTCAGAAAAGAATACGGCTTACATACAGCATGCTACACAATTAGGTTGTGAAGCTATTGAAGCTTGTTTGGCTAATGCAACAATTCAACTGAAAGATATTGATGCTATTATATACATATCAACAACAGGCTTATCAACACCTAGTATAGAAGCAAAAATAATGAATAAAATGAAATTTTCACAGCACACGAAGAGAATTCCGATATGGGGACTTGGATGTGCAGGTGGTGCCAGCGGGTTAGCGAGAGCGTTTGAATATTGTCTCGCATACCCCGATGCAACAGTTCTTATAGTAGCTGTTGAACTCTGTAGTTTAACATTCCAAAAAGATGATACATCTAAAAGCAATTTCATAGGTACATCATTATTTGCAGATGGGGCCGCCGCTGCTGTGATAACAGGAGATAATGTTATATCTAATAAGAAGAACAAACCAGTAATCTCATATGTAGATAGTCAATCAACTCTAATGCCTAACTCTGAAGATGTCATGGGATGGAATGTTAGGGATAATGGTTTATACGTAGTATTCTCAAAAGACATTCCGAGTATAGTAAAGGAGTGGCTTCCTACTACTGTTGAAAAATTACTAAACAAGCACAACATAACAATTGACCAAATTACAAGATTTATTGCCCATCCCGGCGGAAAAAAAGTATTAGATGCGTATATTTCCAGTCTAAACCTATCTGAAAACATGACTGCTAAGTCTCTAAAGATTCTTAAAGAATATGGCAACATGTCAAGTGCAACTGTATTATTTGTACTCGAGGAATTCTTAAATAACGTTACCGAAGATGAAGGTTATTCCTTATTAGCAGCGTTAGGTCCAGGATTTAGTTCGGAGCTTATTTTGTTGAAATGGGGGGAATCGTAA
- a CDS encoding GNAT family N-acetyltransferase → MLEMQCMRLEFFAKDGSKITIRPILEDDALDVICSAKAIVDAGSYIQKERLRTLDEEQAFIRYMHQQGNMYIGVQINDSGVKGIARVIRGELTMKRHTGVFRTWLSQDAQGKGVGKKILEYTLQWCREEKLEKLWLTVFSSNDKAYSLYKSYGFKEEGRQAKQVLINGRYEDEIFMAYFFQNLRDA, encoded by the coding sequence ATGTTAGAAATGCAATGTATGAGGTTAGAATTTTTCGCGAAAGACGGATCAAAGATAACAATAAGACCAATTCTGGAAGATGATGCACTGGATGTTATTTGTTCTGCAAAAGCTATAGTAGACGCGGGTTCCTACATACAAAAGGAGAGGTTACGTACTTTAGACGAGGAACAAGCATTCATACGATACATGCATCAGCAAGGTAATATGTATATAGGAGTACAAATAAACGATAGTGGTGTAAAAGGGATTGCACGAGTAATTAGAGGTGAATTAACCATGAAAAGGCATACAGGTGTGTTTCGAACATGGCTATCACAGGATGCACAAGGTAAAGGCGTAGGTAAAAAAATTTTAGAATATACATTACAATGGTGTCGAGAAGAGAAATTAGAAAAGCTTTGGTTAACAGTGTTCTCTTCAAACGATAAGGCATATTCGTTATATAAAAGTTATGGGTTTAAAGAAGAAGGACGTCAAGCAAAGCAAGTTTTAATAAATGGACGTTATGAAGATGAAATCTTTATGGCTTATTTTTTCCAAAATTTAAGGGATGCATAA
- a CDS encoding chemotaxis protein CheX codes for MSTSTNITHVLNATVDALRGVIPLNINIHKPALFTQPLLQSSIGVLIGMTGDVRGRLILESSKEVFGGIGQVMFGMALEGEMLESFTGELGNMIAGNLTTVLSNKDITMDITPPTVIVGETKMYGFDKAFKVPVEVADLGELQVILMLEMK; via the coding sequence ATGTCAACTAGTACAAACATTACACACGTGTTAAATGCAACTGTCGACGCCCTTCGAGGAGTGATACCACTTAACATAAATATTCACAAACCGGCCTTATTTACGCAACCCCTTCTGCAATCGTCTATAGGAGTATTAATTGGAATGACTGGTGACGTACGCGGTCGATTAATATTAGAAAGTAGCAAAGAAGTATTTGGCGGAATTGGTCAAGTTATGTTCGGAATGGCTTTAGAGGGTGAAATGCTTGAATCATTTACTGGTGAGCTCGGTAATATGATTGCTGGAAATTTAACAACTGTGTTGTCAAATAAAGATATAACTATGGACATTACCCCTCCTACAGTAATTGTCGGTGAAACAAAAATGTACGGCTTTGATAAAGCTTTTAAAGTGCCAGTAGAAGTAGCTGATTTAGGTGAGCTACAAGTCATCTTAATGCTTGAAATGAAATAA
- a CDS encoding SDR family NAD(P)-dependent oxidoreductase — translation MYLPSFSLHNKIAIVTGAGRGIGRAISIGMAQAGADVALLSRTKEDLEETASHIEELGRKAYILPTDVTDRQQVKQAVDALYQQAGKIDVLVNNAGMNIRSQALDVTDEEWEIIMNTNLKSAFMVSQEVGRIMKYNNGGKILTISSVAGVTALRTGVVYAATKAALNQMTKVLAFEWGKYNINVNSIGPWYFKTPLTEKLLNDEHYVDEILSVTPLKRIGELPELVGPAVFLASDAGNYVTGQTINVDGGMTIHGF, via the coding sequence ATGTATTTACCATCATTTTCATTACATAATAAGATAGCAATCGTTACAGGAGCAGGACGTGGAATAGGAAGAGCTATTTCTATTGGGATGGCACAAGCTGGAGCAGATGTAGCCTTACTATCACGTACAAAAGAAGACTTAGAGGAAACTGCTTCACATATAGAAGAGTTAGGTAGAAAGGCATACATATTACCGACAGACGTTACAGACAGGCAACAGGTGAAGCAAGCTGTAGATGCTCTATATCAACAAGCTGGAAAGATAGATGTTTTAGTTAATAATGCAGGGATGAATATTCGGTCACAAGCACTAGATGTAACAGATGAAGAGTGGGAAATTATTATGAATACGAATTTGAAGTCCGCCTTTATGGTGTCACAAGAGGTCGGGAGAATAATGAAATATAATAATGGAGGGAAAATATTAACAATTTCTTCTGTTGCGGGTGTAACAGCTTTGAGAACCGGAGTGGTATATGCTGCTACAAAGGCTGCTCTAAATCAAATGACAAAGGTGTTGGCGTTTGAGTGGGGAAAATACAATATTAATGTTAACTCCATTGGACCTTGGTATTTTAAAACACCTTTAACAGAAAAGTTACTTAATGATGAACACTATGTAGATGAGATATTGTCGGTAACACCTCTAAAGCGTATAGGGGAACTACCAGAGTTAGTTGGTCCAGCAGTGTTTTTAGCGTCTGACGCCGGAAATTATGTGACAGGACAAACTATTAATGTCGATGGTGGAATGACTATTCACGGTTTTTAA
- a CDS encoding cytochrome c oxidase subunit 2A, translating into MAKPQLNHQSKTKIEDSPSQLRGTMASVFILLAVLAAFFFGVYGLFLERL; encoded by the coding sequence ATGGCAAAGCCACAATTAAATCACCAAAGCAAAACTAAAATTGAAGATAGTCCTTCACAGCTCAGAGGTACTATGGCATCAGTCTTTATTTTATTGGCTGTATTAGCTGCATTTTTCTTTGGTGTATATGGTCTTTTTCTAGAACGTTTATAA
- a CDS encoding cytochrome c oxidase subunit II translates to MHMHKLEKIWLLVGVGALLIFLTILGISAFYLGNQPASCLATIDPAKVDTTPPFNEPGLVKVDSEEYDYQLTFVASAFAYYPNKVQIPQGARVKIVATTKDVVHGFQMAGTNVNMMLEPGYISEYTATFDKPGEFLILCNEYCGVGHHMMNAKVEVVSNAQALNN, encoded by the coding sequence ATGCATATGCACAAACTTGAAAAAATATGGCTTTTGGTTGGGGTTGGTGCACTACTAATCTTTTTAACTATTTTAGGTATCAGCGCGTTTTATCTTGGAAACCAGCCTGCTAGTTGTTTAGCTACAATTGATCCAGCGAAGGTAGATACTACACCTCCCTTCAATGAACCTGGTTTAGTCAAGGTGGACAGTGAAGAGTATGACTATCAATTAACTTTCGTGGCTTCAGCGTTCGCTTATTATCCGAATAAGGTGCAAATTCCTCAAGGTGCAAGAGTAAAAATCGTTGCTACTACAAAGGATGTTGTACATGGATTCCAGATGGCAGGTACGAACGTAAACATGATGTTAGAGCCTGGCTACATAAGTGAGTACACAGCAACTTTCGATAAACCAGGTGAATTTTTAATTTTATGTAATGAATATTGTGGTGTAGGACATCACATGATGAATGCAAAAGTGGAGGTGGTTAGCAATGCTCAAGCCCTCAACAATTGA
- a CDS encoding b(o/a)3-type cytochrome-c oxidase subunit 1, with product MLKPSTIDRIDTKDGKLVMAFFYVAIVALAIGGLAGLFQTLVRTGKVSLPFGIGYYQILTVHGVLLGLVLTTFFILGFHFAAVSKTGGAMSPKVRTTGWIGFWVLLAGTAIAAVMILIGKASVLYTFYAPMQAHWLFYVGLTLVVVGSWITGAATIIHYGQWKKANKGKNSPLLMFMVIINTLLWIVATLGVAATVLIQILPWSLGLVDEINILVSRTLFWYFGHPLVYFWLLPAYMAWYVVVPKVIGAKIFSDPLARMAFILFLIFSIPVGFHHQLLEPGIDPAWKFLQVILTFLVVIPSLMTAFALFATFELYGRSKGASGLFGWLRKLPYGDARFTVPFIGMLFFIPAGAGGLVNASHQLNQVVHNTIWVTGHFHLTLATSVVLTYFGIMYWLVPHITGRVLTKKMNKLAIIQAIVWSVGMTFMSTGMHLAGLLGAPRRSSFSTYGESQQAIDWIPYQVAQAVGGSILFVGIILVIVIFVNLAFFAPKGNEEFPIAEAEESAEEAPAVFENWRVWIGVVTLLILFAYTIPFIDMIQNAPPGSPGFPEVIGNSGYQPPLGE from the coding sequence ATGCTCAAGCCCTCAACAATTGATCGTATTGATACAAAAGATGGTAAACTGGTCATGGCGTTCTTTTACGTCGCAATAGTAGCACTTGCTATAGGTGGATTAGCTGGTTTATTCCAAACATTAGTTAGAACAGGTAAAGTAAGCTTACCATTTGGCATAGGATATTATCAGATTTTAACCGTACACGGTGTTCTATTAGGTCTTGTTTTAACAACGTTTTTTATTCTAGGATTTCATTTTGCAGCAGTTAGCAAAACTGGTGGTGCCATGTCTCCAAAAGTTCGTACTACTGGTTGGATTGGATTCTGGGTACTTTTAGCTGGTACAGCTATTGCTGCTGTTATGATATTAATTGGCAAAGCATCTGTACTATATACATTCTATGCCCCAATGCAAGCACATTGGTTATTTTATGTTGGTCTTACACTTGTTGTAGTTGGTAGCTGGATTACGGGTGCTGCAACTATTATTCATTATGGACAGTGGAAAAAAGCAAACAAAGGTAAAAATAGTCCACTACTTATGTTCATGGTTATTATTAACACATTGTTATGGATCGTTGCTACTTTAGGTGTGGCTGCGACAGTATTAATTCAGATTTTACCTTGGTCACTTGGATTAGTTGATGAGATTAATATTTTAGTAAGCCGTACCCTATTCTGGTACTTCGGTCACCCACTTGTATACTTCTGGTTATTACCTGCGTATATGGCTTGGTATGTTGTTGTGCCTAAGGTTATCGGTGCAAAAATTTTCTCGGATCCACTTGCTAGAATGGCCTTTATTTTATTCTTAATTTTCTCAATACCTGTTGGTTTCCACCATCAATTGTTAGAACCAGGTATTGACCCTGCTTGGAAGTTTTTACAGGTTATCTTAACTTTCCTAGTTGTTATTCCATCATTAATGACAGCCTTTGCATTGTTTGCAACCTTTGAGCTATATGGTCGATCTAAAGGTGCTTCTGGTTTGTTTGGCTGGTTACGAAAACTACCTTATGGAGATGCGCGTTTTACAGTTCCTTTTATTGGTATGCTGTTCTTTATCCCTGCAGGTGCAGGTGGTTTAGTAAATGCGTCTCACCAATTAAACCAAGTTGTTCATAATACAATTTGGGTAACAGGACATTTCCATTTAACATTGGCTACTAGTGTTGTGTTAACATATTTCGGTATTATGTACTGGCTTGTTCCACATATTACAGGTCGAGTTCTAACTAAGAAAATGAATAAGCTTGCTATTATTCAAGCAATAGTATGGAGCGTTGGTATGACATTTATGTCAACTGGCATGCATTTAGCAGGATTACTTGGAGCACCACGTCGTTCTTCTTTCTCTACTTATGGCGAATCACAACAAGCAATTGATTGGATTCCATACCAAGTAGCCCAAGCAGTTGGTGGTAGTATCTTATTCGTTGGGATTATATTAGTCATTGTGATATTTGTTAACTTAGCTTTCTTTGCACCAAAAGGAAATGAAGAATTCCCTATTGCTGAAGCTGAAGAATCTGCTGAAGAAGCACCAGCAGTATTTGAAAATTGGAGAGTATGGATCGGTGTTGTAACGCTATTAATTCTGTTTGCTTATACAATACCATTTATTGATATGATTCAGAATGCTCCTCCTGGTTCACCAGGCTTCCCTGAAGTTATAGGAAATAGTGGCTATCAACCTCCATTAGGAGAATAA